TTGTATTTTATAGATTTTGTCGCGCTGTTCTTTTGAGAGGTTCAGTTTTCCATAGTGAGGGGGAACGCGAACTTTTGATTTCTTACGAGTTGTCTTGGTTTCTTTGGCGGTGGCTTCTGTGGATTTCGTTTCTTTCTTTTGGGCTGGTACTGAGTCAGCTGTGCAAATGGTCAAAGCAATTCCTGTGAACAAAACGACAATTAAGTTAGTAAGCTTATTGGTGCGCATAATGGCCCTCTTTAAAAAAAGATTCTCATGTCAGTAAAAGGCAACGAACACGCCTTTAGAATAAGAATATTTTGTACATATGTGTGTCTGTGATTCAACTGACAGAATGAAATATATTGAAAATTTGTTAATTATATATTCATTTCAGTTGTTCACGAATTCTGTACAATTCTTCAAGAGCAGCCAGGGGAGTAAGCTCATCGACATTCAAATCTCTAATTTCGTCGAGCACGGGATGAGGGGTGTTTCCAAAGAGAGAAAGTTGTTGTTGAGAGGATGTTTTTTGAGGTCGAGGTGGAATGGTTGGCTTTCCACTGGCATCAATATGATCTTTTTCGAGTGTGGAAAGAATTTGATTAGCGCGGTGAATGACTTGTTCTGGAATACCTGCCAGGCGGGCGACATGGATTCCGTAGCTTTTATTCGCGGAGCCTTCAATAATTTTGTGAAGAAACACAATTTCGCCATCTTGCTCATGTACTGCGACATTCCAGTTACTGGCTTGTTTCAGGGATTGTGTTAATTCTGTGAGCTCGTGGTAGTGAGTCGCGAACAGTGTACGGGCTTTTATCTGGTCATGTAGATGTTCCGTCATCGACCATGCCAGAGAAATTCCATCATACGTGCTGGTTCCCCGCCCGATCTCATCCAGGATGACCAGACTGCGTTCAGAAGCGGAATTGAGGATTCGTGCCGCTTCTGTCATTTCGACCATAAAGGTACTTTGCCCTTTACTCAATTCGTCACTGGCTCCCACGCGTGCAAAAATACGGTCCGCAATTCCGATACGGGCTTCACTGGCAGGAATGAATGAGCCAATCTGTGCCATTAACGTGAGTAGAGCTGCCTGACGGATATAAGTACTCTTTCCTGCCATATTGGGACCAGTAATGATCTGGACGCGTCCATATGGATCGCCGAGTAAAACATCATTGGGAACAAATTCACCTGTCGGCTGCAGACGGTCGAGTACGGGATGCCGACTCTCTCTGATATCCAGCACTGGCTCTTCCGTAACTTCGGGACGGCAATAACCAGCGTGAGTGGCAAGGTGTGCTAAACCGAAGAGCACATCAATTTGTGCTAGTACCTCAGCCGTTTTTTGAGTACGTGGTGCTTCTTTGGCAACACGTTCCCGCAATTCGTCAAACAGAGTTTGTTCCAGTTCTATGGTCCGGTCTTCTGCTTTGAGCACTTTTTCTTCGTACTCTTTCAGTTCAGGGGTGATATAGCGTTCCTGATTCTTAAGAGTTTGTTTGCGAATATAATGCTCTGGTACTTTAGTAGCATGAGCGGCTGAAACCTCCAGATAATAACCGAAAACTTTGTTATAGCCGACTTTGAGATTGGGGATGCCGATGCGTTCGGATTCTTCATTACGATAGCTGGCAATCCATTCTTTCCCTCCACGTGATAGTGAGCGGAGTTCATCCAATTCTTCGTTAAATCCAGGACAGATTACACCTCCTTCATTGAGAGTCAGTGGGGGATCTTCCACGATCATCGATTCAATATCCGCACGCACTTCGGCGCAGAGATCAATGCTGGTTTCAAGTGATTGGAGCAGAACTGACTTTCTACCGGTAAGTTTCGCTTTCAGTTTAGGTAGTAATGCTAACGTCTGTGCCAGAAAACTCAGATCACGGGCACTGGCTCTCCCGGTCGCGATGCGCGCGGTGAGTCGTTGCAGATCATAAGTCTTGGCGAGTTCTTCTCGAATATCATTAACCAGTACCGGGTTATGTAAGAGTTCTTCAACCGAATCTAGCCGTTTCTGAATTTCATTCAAGTTTGTTAATGGGTTTGCAATCCATTCTGTTAGTAAACGAGCACCCATCGAAGTGACAGTTTCATCGAGAACCGAAATCAGACTACCTTCTCGTTTCCCTTCACGAATCGTGCGCGTCAATTCCAGACTACGTCTTGTTGCTTCATCAATTAATAAGCGATCACCGCGTTCATAAGGTTCGATCTGATTGATATGTGGAATCGCACTTTTCTGTGTTTCTTCCACATATTCAAGCAGAGCACCAGCGGCTGTGATGGAAGGAGATCCCTGCTCGAGGTTGAAGCCTTCCAGCGTCTTAGTACCAAAGTGTGATAATAAACGTTTTTCACACTCATCCTCTGCGAAAGACCATGGAGGGCGTTCAGTCAGCATTGTATCGAGGTGCCCTACCGCTTTTTGCAGTGCTGAATTTCCTTCTGCAAAAATACATTCTGCCGGATGGATGCGGGCCAGTTCGTCAATTAAATGCTCTGCTGTCGTGTTCGAAGTCAGGAAACGTCCCGTAGATAGCTCCAGCCAGGCCAGGCCAATACTTGATTTTCCGAAGTGAATACTTGCCAGAAAGTTGTTCTCATGGGGATCGAGTAAGGCGTCGTCAGTCAGTGTGCCCGGAGTGACGACTCGTGTGACTTCGCGTTTTACCATCCCCTTGGCTTTTTTAGGATCTTCTACCTGGTCGCAGATAGAGGCCCTGTAGCCGGCATGAATTAATTTATAGAGATAATTATCCAGCGAATGGTGTGGGAAGCCCGCCATCGGGATGGGATTACTGGAAGATTTATCGCGACTGGTGAGAGTGATCCCCAAAATACGCGCTGCGATTTCGGCATCTTCATTAAAGAGTTCATAGAAATCACCCATGCGAAACAAAAGCAGAGTTCCCGGATTCTGGCGTTTGACTTCCAGATACCGCTCCATCATGGGGGTTAGCTTCTTGCCTGTTTTAGTCATGCGTCCTGTTTTTCTCTGACGATTGGTTTACTTTTTCGTTCTCTTTTCCGGAAATAATGTACTGACGCTGGTGCGGTCGTGAATGGATCGAATGGCAGCAGCGAATGAATGAGCCACTGAAATGACCTCCAGATTATCGGGCAGAGGATCAGCTAAGGTTTCAATCGTATTGGTCATAAACATTTTCTTCAACGGACTATTGCCAATTCGCTCTGCTGCTCCTTTGGATAACACACCGTGTGTGACCGCGGCATAAATATCGTTGGCTCCTTTTTGTTTCAAGGTCTCAGCCATGCTGATCAAAGTGCGGCCTGTTATTGTGAAGTCATCGACAAGGATCACATTTTTGCCTTCCACTTCACCAATGACTTCCAATACTTCCACGGTTTCTGAATGGTCTTTGCGGGCTTTATTTCCAATGACGACTGGGACTCCCAGTAGTTTAGCAAAATCAGAAGCTTCTTTGGCAAATCCAACATCGGGGCTACAAACAACCAGATTTTCGATATTCATTTTTTGAATATGTTCGCCGATGACATGGCGGCCGTAGAGATGATCAACGGGAACGCTGAAAAATCCCTGGATTTGTGGACTGTGTAGATCCATGGTTAACACGCGGTCTGCTCCAGCTATTTCAATTGCGTCAGCGCAGACCCGGGCACGGATTGAAACGCGAGGTTCGTCTTTCTTGTCTCCTTTTGCATAGCTGAAAAAAGGGATCACAGCCGTAACCTGCTGTGCACTAGCGCGTTTCAGAGCATCGATCCAAAACATGAGCTCAACAAAATTATCGTTCACCGGATAATGGACGCCTTGAATGAGATAGACGTCGCGCCCTCGAACATTTTCCTTAATACGAACAAAAATATTACCTTCACTGAACTGGTGCGCTTCACACGGTGTCAAACGGATGCCCAACTCATCGGCAATGGCTTGCGCAAGGATGGGATTACCGGAACCAGCCATGATGGTCAGATCACCTTGTGGAGGCTGGAAGGGCTGGACTCGGGGGCCTCTGGAGAGTGGATTCGGAGAATTAGCCATTAATAAACAGATCAATCAAACAGGGCAATTTTATGCCGGAAAACATTACTATTCTTGGGAATTCTGGATTATTTCACTTTACTCCATTCACGAAGAAAAGCAGACTCCATAATATCGATGCTGAATCGCAAAACAAGCGAACGCCAGCCAATATCCTGAAGGATGTATCCAAGTGGATTCGCCTTACCCCTATTATTGACACCAAATCGTTTACTTAGGGTTGAATTCAATTTTCAACCTGCAATTGATGTTGAGATATCTAAAATGACAGAAAGAATTTACAACTTTTCTGCAGGCCCCGCTGCACTTCCTTTGCCCGTTCTGGAACAGGCACAACAAGATCTGATTTCACTGGGAGATACGGGAATCGGGGTTCTGGAGCATTCTCACCGGAGTAAAGCATTTCTCGCCGTTTATGAGCAAGCTGAAGGCCTGTGCCGGGAAATCGCTTCCGTTCCAGATAACTATAAAGTTCTGTTTTTGCAGGGAGGGGCTTCGACTCAGTTTTTCATGATCCCCATGAATCTGCTTTCTAAAGATCAGACAGCCGACTATTTGGTTACCGGTTCCTGGTCCAAGAAGGCCGTCAAAGAAGCCAAACTCTTTGGAAATGTAAATATCGCCTGTAATAGCGAAGACAAAAATTTTTCCTACATTCCCTCTGAAGTCGCTTTGAGTGAGCAACCCGCTTATGTGCACTTCACATCAAATAATACGATTTATGGTACTGAGTTCGCATCAGAACCCGAAGTTCCAGCGGGAGTGCCTTTAGTCTGTGATGCGAGTAGCGATATCTTTTCGCGTCCCATCGATATCTCTAAATATGGGATTGTTTACGCCGGTGCTCAGAAAAACCTGGGACCCAGTGGTATGGCTGTCGTCATCATTCGGGATGATCTCATCGAGCAGGGACCGACCGACATACCAACAATGATGCAGTATCGCACTCACTCAGAAGCGGGTTCCATGTTTAACACGCCACCGACATTTGGGATTTATGTTTTGGGACGCGTCCTGCAATGGTTGAAAGATCAGGGCGGGTTAGCGGCGATGGGGCAGAAGAATCAGGCCAAAGCGGGTAAGCTATATGATTACCTGGATCAAAGCCAGCTCTTCAAGCCCACGGCTGCGAAACAGGATCGCTCCTTAATGAACGTGACATTCGTGACCGGCGATGCCGACCTGGATGCGAAGTTCATTGCTCAGGCGACTGCTGCCGGTTTGGATGGCTTGAAAGGCCATCGTAGTGTGGGTGGAATGCGTGCGAGTATTTATAACGCGTTTCCGGAAGCCGGCATTGACAAGTTACTCTCCATGATGAATGAGTTCGAACAGGAGCACGCCTCTTGAATCAGCCCGAAGTCGATAAAGCACATGCGGATATAGGACTGGTCTGTGCCTTGCACATGGAGATTCAGCAATTTCTGGATCGTTGTGAGCACGTCAAGAAATATACCGGCGGTTCGTATGTCTTTCGGGGAGGCTTTCTTGATCAAGTCAAAGTTGCCGTTGTGCAAACGGGTGTGGGATTCGCTCGCGCCCGAGCGGCAACTCAGGCACTGATTGACGCGCATTCGCCTCCCTGGGTTTTATCGGTTGGATTTTCGGGAGCCCTGGACCCAAAAATGAAGGTCGGAGATATTGTCGTCGGTACTTCCGTCTGTGACCTGCATGGCCAGGAATTAAAAAACGATGTTCAATTTCCGGAAGACCCGGAGCACGGGCTCTATGTGGGGAAGCTCATCAATGCTGATGAGATCGTTCGTACTGTTGAAGAAAAACTCAGAATTGCTGAACAATATGCAGCGCTCGCTGTCGATCTGGAAAGCCTGGCGGTAGCACAGGTCTGTCAGGCTGAGAAGAAAGGCTTCATGGCAATTCGCGCGATTAGCGACGATTGCTCTACAGATCTTCCTCCCGAAGTAATTTCAATCCTCGGGGAAACCGGAGCCGGGCGGGCAGGGGCAGCGGTAGGAGCCATCTTCAAGCGTCCTGAAAGTATTAAGGAAATGTGGAAGATGCGCGGCGATGCCTCAAAGGCGGCAACACGTCTGGGTAGTTTCCTGGAAGGTGTGGTGACCCAGCTCTATGAAGCCCGGCACTAATACTCGCCAACCTCTTCGCCACCATCGGGTGTGCTCAATGCTTTGAGTATTTCAGGGTCAATGTCTTTTGAAATGAATCTCACACTATTATCACCCAGCAGTATATGGTTACCATCTCTTTGAGAAGTTTTTTTGTCAGGTCCAATAATATGCATTGGATCTGCTAAAAACGTCGGATCACCCCAAGGTTGAAAATCTTCTGCTGTCTCTAGAGCCATTATAGTATTTGACATTCCGTCTTTGATATCTGTGAGGCGAGAAAACTGATTTTTCTTCAGCACAAGTTCGTTGCCCACGTAATGTGAAATTCCATATGCCCCTAAAGAGTCTTTAGCATTTGAGTTTTTATCATGGATAGTTCGATTTAAAAAGACTTCGAGATTCTCCCGAAAGAATTCTTGATTGCTGGGATCATTCCAGGGTTTGGCGAAATTAATTTTACTATAAAGTACAGCCTCACCCATGTAGGGGAGGATTTGAGTTTGCCAGCTATGGTAGGGGATTCCGCTTTCAGTAACGGGAGCTTCGGGAGGCAGAATACGATGTGCATCATGGTAGAGATGTAGCGCTATACCCATAGAATATAAATTGTATTTGGATTGAGCACGCCTTGCTGCTTCTGGTGCAATACTATACACAGGCCGCGTTAAATACCATATTAGTAAAACAAGACAAATTTCTGCGATTGTGATTTTGATGAAAAGCCAAAAGCAGTTTTTGGAGACTGGGACGTTTTGAGGTTGGTTAACCATCTGGCTTTCCTGATTCAATTATTATTTATGAATTCAAATTTTAGTTAACCATTCGAAATGCTAAAACTCTCCTATCGCTTTCCCATCATTGGGGATACTCAAGTTTTTTAATGTCTCAGGGTCAATGTTTTCCGAAACGAAGCGCACACTGCCGTCACCCATGAGGACATGATTGCCTCCTCTGAAAGAGGACTTCTTTCCTTGACCCATGATCTCGATAGGCTTTGCAATCGAAGTCGGGTCGCCCCAGGGCTTGAAGTTTTGGCCTGTCTCGACTGCCAGAATGGTATTCGATGTACCATCTTTGATATCTCGTATGCGACTGCCTCTGTTTTTCTTCATGACGAGTTCATTGCCGACATAATGGGAAAGACCTAATCCATCAGGTGAAATCTTTTCTTCAATTGACGGGTTTAAGTATGTGGGAATTACCTGTTCAAAAATGATTTGGTTGCTGGGATCATCCCAGGCTACGTCAAAATCGATGTCATTATAAAGTGGCGCCTGATCAACAAAGGGGAGAATAGCAGTTTGCCAACTATGGTAGGGTTTCCCGTCTGTGGTCGCAGTCCCTCCGGGAGGAAATTGCGAAAAAACTTCGTGATAATTATGTAGCGCCAGACCAATTTGCTTCATATTATTTTTCGACGTAGAACGCCGTGCTGCATCGCGAGCTTGCTGCACCGCTGGTAAGAGTAGGGCCATCAAAATTAGAATCACCAAAACAAACCCGCCGCCGGCAACAGCAACAACAATCCAAAGTACGGCATTACTTTTTTTAGGTGATGTCGTTTGAGATTGGCTTTCTTGTTGGAAATCGTCTTCCAGAAAGTTATCGGTATATTCAGGAATTAATCCTGGAATCTGGGCTGCTGGAACGAAGTCGCTCTCTTCACCTTTCCGGACAAGATCAGATTCCTGGACCTTGCCTTCGGCTGCTAATTCTTTCAGACGCTGAACAGTTAAGGGGCCAGCGATTTGACTACCACGCTTAACATACCAATTGGCCATGAGGGATTCCTTTACGTAAAGTAATGATTCAGTAACCTAGAATACAATAAGGGCTCATTAGAATACAGAGAAACATCTGGGAAGAATGTATATTCTTCAGATATCTGTTTAGTGGTGAATGAGGTTCGCTCATTAATCTGTTAGTATGAGTCTGTTGGCTGTGAAATCTGTTTATCCCATTAAGGAGATGTGCGAGTGGCAGCGGAACCTGTGATGCGTCCCTGGATTTTATCCGAGACCAATTATGCCCATGTAAAAGAAAACCCCTATGAAGTGGCGGTGTTGCCAATGGGGGCTACGGAACCGCATAACCTGCACCTGCCTTATGGAACGGATACTTATGAAGCAGACGCAATTGGCTCTCGCGTGTGTGAAGCTGCTTATCAACGTGGTGCGAAAGTTGTCATGTTGCCTCCGATACCTTACGGAACAGAAACCAATCAATCTGAGTTTCCTCTCTCAATGAATGTGAACCCTTCCACGTTAGGACAAATCATTGCAGATCTGGTTGATTCACTTGCAAATCATGGCGTACATAAACTGTTGATTCTGAATAGTCATGGTGGAAATGATTTTAAACCGTTATTGCGCGAACTACATGGTTCTACGCCGGTACAAATCTTTCTGGCGGACTGGTTTCGCGGGACTTCCGCCGATGTGAAAGCAGAGCTGTTCGAGAACCCGGATGATCATGCAGGAGAAATGGAAACCTCACTGGCACTGGCTTATTTTCCGCAGTTTGTTTCCCGTGATCCAGAAACAGACGCTTTACATGCCGATGAGGGGGCGACCAACGCGACGCGATTTGCAGCGGTCAATTCTGGTTGGGTCAGTATCACACGACCCTGGCATTTATTGACTACCAATTCCGGATCGGGTAACCCTCATCAGGCGTCCGCCGAGAAAGGCGAGAAATTAATGCAGGTGCTTGTCGAGCGGTTATCACAATTTCTGGTCGAACTCTCAGAGGCAAAACTGGATGATCAATTTCCATTCTAATAGTGTCTCAGGAAGTCCATGCCTGAGATCCTGGATATTGGTACTCTGCTTAGGCTCTGTATTTGCAATTGATCAGAGAACTTGCGTTCGGGCTGAAGAACAGCACTCTGTTATTAAATTTCAAGACATTACTGAAAACGCTCAGCTTCAATTTCAGCATCAGTCTCCTGCAACAACAAAACGCCACTTACACTTGACGATGGGGTCAGGAGTGGGCTGGCTTGATTATGACAATGATGACTTGCCTGATTTGTACTGTGGCCAAGGCGAGGAGTGGCGAAGATCTAAGAAAAAAAAGAGTGATGATTCTGCAATCGGATTATCGAACCGTTTGTTTCGTAACCAGGGGAAAAGTCAATTTCAAGACGTAACGACATTCGCAGGCTTAATTTCGATCGGTTATTCGATGGGGATTGCGGTCGGGGATTATAATCATGATGGCTTTGAAGATCTCTATGTGAGTCAGTTCGGCAGGAATCTCTTATATCAGAACAATGGAGACGGCACCTTTTCGAATGTCTCACAGGTGGCGCGTGTGGATGATCCCGGTTATGGGGCCAGTTGTACCTGGGCTGATTTGAACGGTGATGGATTGCTGGATCTCTATGTCGTCAATTATCTGAAAATTGATCGAGAGAATTATCCTCTTTGCAGCCGTAAGGTCGACGGAAGCCGCGTTTATTTTATTTGTCATCCGCGTTACGTACGTGGGCAATATGATGTGATCTATCGGAATCTGGGGAATGGTTCTTTTCTGAACGTCTCGAAAAAAGCGGGTTTACATAGTGAGCCTGCCCGCCAGGGGCTTGGTGTCTTTGCTGCAGACTTCGACCGCGATGGTGATATGGACGTGTATGTTGCCAATGACTCAGTTGCTAACCAGTTGTGGGTGAATAATGGTCATGGCGTTTTTACAGATCAGGCTTTAGTGGCAGGTGTGGCGTTCAATCGTGCGGGAGATCGGGAAGCGGGAATGGGTATCGCCGGAGCAGATTATAACAACGATGGTCAGCTTGACCTCTATGTGACGAATTATTATGGCGAAACCAATACCTTGTACCGAAATGAAGGGGCCCTTTTTTTTCTGGATGTGACCGACGAAACCGGCCTGGCAACGCCCAGCCGCATGCGCCTGGGGTTTGGAGCCTCTTTTCTGGATTTGAATAATGATGGCTGGGCAGATTTGTTTGTGACGAATGGTCACGTTCATGATCGACTGGCTCAACTGGGAAGAAATGAGCCTTACGAACAGGAACCGCAAGTGCTGCTCAATCAAGCAGGACAGTGGTTTCGAAATGTGTCTCAACAGGCAGGTCCCTTCTTTCAGAAACAACAGGTGGGGAGAGGCAGTGCCGTTGCAGATTTCAATCGGGATGGATTACCTGATGTTGCGGTCTCACATTTGAATGGGAAGTTAGTTCTGCTGGAGAATCGTTCTGAGACTCCCAATCAGAGTATTGGTTTGCAGCTCATTGGAACTACCTCCAACAGAAGTGCCATTGGTGCCATCATCGAGCTGAAAGTGGCGTCCGAAAATCTCACTCGGTATTGCCGAGGTAGCAGCAGTTATCTTTCGGCCGATGAACGTTGGGTTTTTTCAGGTGTGGGAAAGAATCAAGGTCCCGTCACGGTAAAAGTGATCTGGCCTGAAGGGAAAACGGAAATCTGGTCTGGATTACGACCGGGGAGGCGTTATACATTAATAGAAGGCGCAAGTGATTCTCAGGACCTGTCTCAAATACAGCGGTGATTATGAAACCTCTGCCGGAACAAGATAAGCTGACCAAGCCATTTCCTATGCAGAAAAAGAGCATTCTTTTTTCAAGCAAATCTATCGTGGCTGTTGTCGCTGTCATTGCATTGCTAATTTTTTATTTCTACGGCGGAACTGATTCTTCTCGCTCAAAAAAATCTGGTCAGATCAATCAGATCAAAACGGTTCAGAAAGCTGAAAAAGTCAAACAGAACGAATTGATCGCTTATTTAAAACAACATCCCCAAGATGAGTTCGCACATTTTCAGTTAGGGGAATTAATCAAGGATCGCGCTCCGTTCCAGGCCTTGGAAAATTTTTCGCATGTCACTCCCATGCATCCCCGTTATTACGAAGCCGTCGATGCGATTGCTGAAATTTCGCTGAAGCAGAATCTACCCAAACAAGCAAAAAAGGCGTTGTTAACGCTCATTCGAAAGTTCCCTCAGCAGAGTCGTTACCAGGATCTGTTAGCGAAGCTGTTACTTGAGGAGCGAGACTATGATCGAGCACTTAAGCATGCCACACGTAGCATCGAACTTGGTGCCAATCAAGCAGAGAACCATATGTTGGTTGCTAACATTCTACGACAAGCAGGAAGAACCAGCGAAATGTGTGGCCCCCTGAAACAGGCTCTGTTTTTAGAGCCCGAATCGTTGGTTGCTCATTTAAATCTGGCTTATGCAGCACTTTACTCAGGAGATTTGCAGACTGCCGAGCGGGAGGCACTGTGGTGCCTGAAACAGAATCCTTTGTCGAATACCGCGTTACGGTATCTGGCACAAATTGATAGAAGCCGAGGGAATATTTCAGAGGCCCTCGCACATATCGAGCAGGCATTAGTGGTTGATCCCGAGGATTTTGAAAGCCTGTTACTCAAAGCCGATTTACTGATTTATCAAAGGGCAGGTCAACAGGCATATGACTTACTGAAGCCACTCTATCTAGAACATCAAACCGATAGACGGTACATCACGGCATTATCGCGGGCTGCTGGTTTGATTGGAAATCGTAAAGAAGTTTTGCAGTTGCAAAGACAGAATCAGTTGCTGATTAAAGAAGACGATTTAAAACCTTCCACTTTACAAAGTGAAACCATTGAAGATTCGCAATCTCGGTAGCAATGAGGAAGCTCGTCTTAAGAGAGCAAATTTAATCAGCCAGTATTGACCTGAATTCTACGGGGTTCTGCTTTAGGGGCTTTGGGAAGGAAAATACGCAAGACACCATTTGTCAGCTTCGCTTCAATTTCACTATGCACAATTTCTCCACTGAGAATGAATGAACGCAGATAATTTCCTACTTCATATTCTTGATGCAGTGGTTGCGCTCCTTCGGGAATTTGAGGTTCCACTTTACCCAGTAATGTGAGCTTGTTGTCCTGAACCTGTAATTCAAGTGAACCGACAGAAACTCCGGGAAGATCGGCATACAGCACAAGACCGGCTTCTGTTTCATAGATATCAATCGGGGGAGTGAAAACATATTGACCGGGATGAGCCATTTCCCCTCGTTCTTCATTACTGTCTTGTCGATTCATGTTATCATCTCTCGATCTATTCCCCAGAGCTCACAGGAATTTGGCGGGGTTGCTCTTCTTCGAGTTTGGGTAGATGGATTTTAAGGACCCCTTCGTTAAATTCTGCTGAAAGATGTTCTTCAGAAATTCGATCAGGAATACTGATAGATCGCTGCCATTCTCCAAAGGTTCGTTCTTGACGACGGAAGCGTTCTTCTGAGATCTCTCCATCGGCGATCTCAGGAGGATTACGATGGCCTTTCAGAGTGAGCACACTGTTTGCAATCGTCAATTCCAGGTCTTCTGCCAGCATTCCGGGAAGTTCTGCGGTGATGAGATATTCGTGAGCCAGTTCAAAAATATTGACCGCAGGATATTGTCGGGGCATACGGATCCCTTGAACTGAGAATTCGACCCCCTGAACCAGACGGTCTACTTCTCGCTCCAAATCTCTGAGCGGGTTCCAAGATTGTTCCCAACGAAAAATTGGCATTTCCAAACATCCTAAAACTAAAAAAAACGAGTCTTTGGTGATTCTAGAATAAGCAAAGGTCATACCATTGAGGATGAGATCACTCAAATCAAAAATCGATGTTGTAAGTATCTGTAATAGAATATTTTATCGTTGACAGACACAGAAAAGTCCAGATTGAATTTTGAACGAAATGTCATTTTGGCAAGTCAATAGAGTGGATTTATGCAGTAGTGAATATGTCATAATGGCAGCTTCTTTGCTGTCTCGCGAGGGGTAGTGAGACTTATTCCCATTGAACCGGCTGAATCACACCCGTCGCCAGCAGCGCACCAAATACGATTCCGGTAAGAAAGATAGTGCGTAATACCCAGATCGCGCGAGCCGGTCCAAACCATTCTGTAAGACGCTGTCCCTTTCGTGTGTGTGCCAGAAACCATTGTTCTTTGATCAAACCGAACAACGAGAAAATCAGAACGGCTCCACCGATGAGGGCATTCTCAGAAATGTGAAATGGCATTAGGTCGCTTCTTCAGTCTGAGTCAAAGGAGTTGCAGAATGGACTCTGGGGAAGAAAGCCCAGAACAGTAACGTCGCTAAGAGGGCAATGGCGGCACTACTCAACCAGATACCAGGCCAGTCTCGAAATAAATTAATCACATCGCCGTCTAAGTTTTTTTGAGTGAAAGCCAGGACTCCAGATTCTGATTGAACATTCATTTGTGATCGGATTAACGTGCCTTTTCCTGTTGAAGTGAAAAAGTCTCCGATTTTTCCACTGATGAATCCACCTGCAAACATTCCTAAACTAAACACAAACGTTCCGAAAAACGTTTGCATACTCCCTCGAACATCAAGAGGAGCCACTTTATCGACATAGATATAAGCGGCGGCCAGAAAGCAACCAAAACAGAGCCCATGCATGGCCTGTCCCAGGCAGGTGAGCGAGAGAACGAGGGCAAAAGAGTTCTCGATTGTCGAGGCGTAGGCAAAAATGACTGATCTCATCAAATACGATAAGAGACCAACCAGCATTACAGTCTTGAATCCAAATTTTTTGAGAGCAAATCCGAGTCCCGCCATCACCAGCACTTCAAAGACTTGACCGATGGAACTGATTCTCTGCTCCCAGGCACCCTGCACCTGTCCCAACCCCAACATTGCCTTCAAGAACGGTGCGTTCCATTGGAAGTAAAATTTATGCACGATGGAGATAATAAATGTGACGAGTACAAGCACTAGAAAGT
The Gimesia aquarii DNA segment above includes these coding regions:
- a CDS encoding DUF1559 domain-containing protein, giving the protein MVNQPQNVPVSKNCFWLFIKITIAEICLVLLIWYLTRPVYSIAPEAARRAQSKYNLYSMGIALHLYHDAHRILPPEAPVTESGIPYHSWQTQILPYMGEAVLYSKINFAKPWNDPSNQEFFRENLEVFLNRTIHDKNSNAKDSLGAYGISHYVGNELVLKKNQFSRLTDIKDGMSNTIMALETAEDFQPWGDPTFLADPMHIIGPDKKTSQRDGNHILLGDNSVRFISKDIDPEILKALSTPDGGEEVGEY
- a CDS encoding DUF1559 domain-containing protein; this encodes MANWYVKRGSQIAGPLTVQRLKELAAEGKVQESDLVRKGEESDFVPAAQIPGLIPEYTDNFLEDDFQQESQSQTTSPKKSNAVLWIVVAVAGGGFVLVILILMALLLPAVQQARDAARRSTSKNNMKQIGLALHNYHEVFSQFPPGGTATTDGKPYHSWQTAILPFVDQAPLYNDIDFDVAWDDPSNQIIFEQVIPTYLNPSIEEKISPDGLGLSHYVGNELVMKKNRGSRIRDIKDGTSNTILAVETGQNFKPWGDPTSIAKPIEIMGQGKKSSFRGGNHVLMGDGSVRFVSENIDPETLKNLSIPNDGKAIGEF
- a CDS encoding creatininase family protein, with translation MAAEPVMRPWILSETNYAHVKENPYEVAVLPMGATEPHNLHLPYGTDTYEADAIGSRVCEAAYQRGAKVVMLPPIPYGTETNQSEFPLSMNVNPSTLGQIIADLVDSLANHGVHKLLILNSHGGNDFKPLLRELHGSTPVQIFLADWFRGTSADVKAELFENPDDHAGEMETSLALAYFPQFVSRDPETDALHADEGATNATRFAAVNSGWVSITRPWHLLTTNSGSGNPHQASAEKGEKLMQVLVERLSQFLVELSEAKLDDQFPF
- a CDS encoding CRTAC1 family protein, giving the protein MGWLDYDNDDLPDLYCGQGEEWRRSKKKKSDDSAIGLSNRLFRNQGKSQFQDVTTFAGLISIGYSMGIAVGDYNHDGFEDLYVSQFGRNLLYQNNGDGTFSNVSQVARVDDPGYGASCTWADLNGDGLLDLYVVNYLKIDRENYPLCSRKVDGSRVYFICHPRYVRGQYDVIYRNLGNGSFLNVSKKAGLHSEPARQGLGVFAADFDRDGDMDVYVANDSVANQLWVNNGHGVFTDQALVAGVAFNRAGDREAGMGIAGADYNNDGQLDLYVTNYYGETNTLYRNEGALFFLDVTDETGLATPSRMRLGFGASFLDLNNDGWADLFVTNGHVHDRLAQLGRNEPYEQEPQVLLNQAGQWFRNVSQQAGPFFQKQQVGRGSAVADFNRDGLPDVAVSHLNGKLVLLENRSETPNQSIGLQLIGTTSNRSAIGAIIELKVASENLTRYCRGSSSYLSADERWVFSGVGKNQGPVTVKVIWPEGKTEIWSGLRPGRRYTLIEGASDSQDLSQIQR
- a CDS encoding tetratricopeptide repeat protein codes for the protein MKPLPEQDKLTKPFPMQKKSILFSSKSIVAVVAVIALLIFYFYGGTDSSRSKKSGQINQIKTVQKAEKVKQNELIAYLKQHPQDEFAHFQLGELIKDRAPFQALENFSHVTPMHPRYYEAVDAIAEISLKQNLPKQAKKALLTLIRKFPQQSRYQDLLAKLLLEERDYDRALKHATRSIELGANQAENHMLVANILRQAGRTSEMCGPLKQALFLEPESLVAHLNLAYAALYSGDLQTAEREALWCLKQNPLSNTALRYLAQIDRSRGNISEALAHIEQALVVDPEDFESLLLKADLLIYQRAGQQAYDLLKPLYLEHQTDRRYITALSRAAGLIGNRKEVLQLQRQNQLLIKEDDLKPSTLQSETIEDSQSR
- a CDS encoding Hsp20/alpha crystallin family protein yields the protein MNRQDSNEERGEMAHPGQYVFTPPIDIYETEAGLVLYADLPGVSVGSLELQVQDNKLTLLGKVEPQIPEGAQPLHQEYEVGNYLRSFILSGEIVHSEIEAKLTNGVLRIFLPKAPKAEPRRIQVNTG